One genomic window of Deltaproteobacteria bacterium includes the following:
- a CDS encoding STAS domain-containing protein, with amino-acid sequence MERIPILRMGNYLLVTIQVDMHDRLAMQLQEDLTTRIAKDQARGVLIDISALDIVDSFIGRMLADIAGMSRVLDAQTVLVGMQPAVAITLVELGLSLPGVRTALDVERGMKLLEQSIDDQTFATRAHEDDGPGGES; translated from the coding sequence ATGGAACGCATCCCGATCCTCCGCATGGGCAACTATCTGCTGGTGACGATCCAGGTGGACATGCACGACCGCCTGGCCATGCAGCTCCAGGAAGATTTGACCACCCGCATCGCCAAGGACCAGGCGCGCGGGGTGCTCATCGACATCAGCGCGCTGGACATCGTCGACTCCTTCATCGGCCGGATGCTGGCGGACATCGCCGGCATGAGCCGAGTACTGGACGCGCAGACGGTGTTGGTCGGGATGCAGCCGGCCGTCGCCATCACGCTGGTCGAGCTCGGCCTGTCGCTGCCGGGAGTCCGTACCGCCCTCGACGTGGAACGCGGCATGAAGCTTCTCGAGCAGTCCATCGACGATCAGACCTTCGCCACGCGCGCGCACGAGGACGATGGACCAGGTGGAGAGAGCTGA
- a CDS encoding homocysteine S-methyltransferase family protein, whose product MILLDGATGTELGRRGVDTRSALFSAAALVSEAGIAAQRTVHADYVRAGAQVITANTFRTNPRKAGARWRELTKLAVRLARESRATVAGSMAPVEDCYRPDLRPSPDVALLEHRELAQALAAAGCDLLLVETVVAADEGLVAVRAAVETGLPVWVAALAMANGSMRNGDDLGAFFRDARRAGAQAALINCVPCDGVDAGLGAAAASGLPFGAYAHMGDVDPEAGWPPTPVLSPEEYALRASRWISRGASILGGCCGTIPEHIAALARLSPIRHDPCHPERRVSE is encoded by the coding sequence ATGATCCTCCTCGACGGCGCCACGGGAACGGAGCTCGGCCGGCGAGGCGTCGACACGCGCAGCGCCCTCTTCTCCGCCGCGGCGCTGGTTTCCGAGGCGGGGATTGCCGCGCAGCGTACGGTGCACGCGGATTACGTCCGTGCAGGTGCGCAGGTAATCACCGCAAACACCTTCCGCACCAACCCGCGCAAGGCGGGAGCCCGCTGGCGGGAGCTGACGAAGCTGGCGGTACGGCTCGCCCGCGAGAGCAGGGCGACGGTGGCGGGATCCATGGCTCCCGTCGAGGACTGCTACCGGCCGGACCTGCGTCCATCCCCCGACGTCGCGCTGTTGGAGCATCGCGAGCTTGCGCAGGCGCTCGCGGCCGCGGGCTGCGATCTGCTGCTGGTCGAAACGGTGGTCGCGGCGGACGAGGGGTTGGTGGCCGTGCGCGCCGCGGTGGAGACCGGACTGCCCGTCTGGGTGGCCGCGCTGGCGATGGCCAATGGGTCGATGCGCAACGGGGACGATCTCGGCGCCTTCTTTCGCGACGCCCGCCGCGCGGGAGCGCAGGCCGCGCTGATCAATTGCGTGCCCTGCGACGGCGTTGACGCGGGCCTTGGCGCCGCCGCCGCCAGCGGGTTGCCATTCGGCGCCTACGCCCACATGGGCGACGTCGATCCGGAGGCAGGGTGGCCTCCTACGCCGGTCCTCTCGCCGGAGGAGTACGCACTGCGAGCGTCCCGCTGGATCTCCCGGGGAGCGTCGATCCTGGGAGGTTGCTGTGGCACTATCCCCGAGCACATCGCGGCGCTGGCGCGGCTTTCACCGATTCGCCACGATCCGTGTCACCCGGAGCGGAGGGTCTCCGAATGA
- a CDS encoding DUF1684 domain-containing protein: MKVDALLKERERTSDSFRDPRTSPLAAVARHDFEGDRPMTFGSAADADVPLEGVPPKAVVLRALADGFELRREGRTERLDPSAKVQVGRYTLRLSHQNFPGVVVLDPQSPRLKTGPFPVWFDPDPAFHVEARLARDPQAREEIVLSTRGNRRRGLRLGKLEFMLSGRVLQLTALRLLEPGTGESAVSVFFRDATTGHESYAIGRYVDAESLGGDRYVVDFNRAYNPTCAFSPLYNCPIPPRENVLPLAIRAGERAPPL; this comes from the coding sequence GTGAAGGTGGACGCTCTCTTGAAGGAGCGCGAGCGGACGTCGGACTCGTTCCGCGATCCGCGCACCAGCCCACTCGCGGCGGTCGCGCGTCACGACTTCGAAGGCGATCGGCCGATGACGTTCGGCAGCGCTGCGGATGCCGACGTCCCGCTAGAGGGCGTGCCGCCGAAAGCGGTGGTCCTGCGCGCGCTGGCGGACGGATTCGAGCTCCGGCGCGAGGGAAGGACAGAGCGGCTCGACCCGTCAGCGAAGGTGCAGGTGGGCCGGTACACGTTGCGGCTGTCGCACCAGAACTTCCCGGGGGTGGTGGTGCTCGATCCGCAGAGCCCGCGCCTGAAGACCGGACCCTTTCCGGTGTGGTTCGATCCCGATCCCGCCTTCCATGTCGAGGCGCGACTGGCGCGCGATCCGCAGGCGCGCGAGGAGATCGTCCTGTCGACTCGAGGAAACAGGCGTCGCGGACTGCGGCTGGGAAAGCTGGAGTTCATGCTCTCGGGACGAGTCCTGCAGCTCACCGCCCTGCGGCTCCTGGAGCCGGGCACCGGTGAGTCGGCCGTCTCGGTGTTCTTCCGCGATGCCACCACCGGCCACGAGAGCTACGCCATCGGCCGGTACGTGGACGCCGAATCGCTCGGCGGCGATCGCTATGTCGTGGACTTCAACCGCGCCTACAACCCGACCTGCGCCTTTTCGCCGCTCTACAACTGCCCCATTCCGCCGCGAGAGAACGTGCTTCCGCTGGCGATTCGCGCCGGCGAGCGTGCACCGCCGCTGTAA
- a CDS encoding erythromycin esterase family protein has product MARAQLIDSIRAAASLVGGTRRDYDPLLELSAQAGFVLLGEATHGSHEVYRERGRITQRLIAEQAFNGVVVEADWPDADRVNRWAQDRSDDGDAEEALGGFRRFPTWMWRNTAVVEFLSWLRARNESSGRAPVLFHGMDLYSLYASMDAVVKYLARHDPEAAARARARYACFEMPGREDGGQAYGHAAHLGTIEPCEQQAVQQLLELQRRASRELDPELFSAEQNARLARNAEVYYRAMFGSRISTWNLRDRHMVETLEAVAAFLQRRDGYSRIAVWAHNSHLGDARATAMGEEGELNVGQLVREKHGDAALLVGFTTYEGTVTAADDWGGSPQRMTVRPALPGSVEELFHEVVLPRFFLPLRGAGEALGELREAMLERAIGVVYRPATERYSHYFEARLASQFDAVVHIDRTRAVEPLERSQLWTAEPPETYPSAL; this is encoded by the coding sequence ATGGCGCGTGCCCAGCTCATCGACTCCATTCGCGCGGCCGCGAGCCTCGTGGGCGGAACGCGGCGCGACTACGATCCTCTCCTGGAGCTGTCCGCCCAGGCGGGCTTCGTCCTCCTCGGTGAAGCGACGCACGGGTCGCACGAGGTCTATCGCGAGCGCGGCCGGATCACGCAGCGCCTGATCGCGGAGCAGGCGTTCAACGGCGTCGTCGTGGAGGCCGACTGGCCCGACGCAGACCGGGTGAACCGCTGGGCGCAAGACCGGTCGGACGATGGCGACGCCGAAGAGGCGCTGGGCGGGTTCCGGCGATTTCCCACTTGGATGTGGCGCAACACCGCCGTGGTCGAGTTCCTCTCCTGGCTACGCGCGCGCAACGAATCGAGCGGGCGTGCGCCGGTGCTGTTCCACGGGATGGATCTCTACAGCCTGTACGCGTCGATGGATGCCGTCGTGAAATACCTGGCACGCCACGACCCGGAAGCCGCGGCGAGGGCGCGGGCCCGCTACGCGTGTTTCGAAATGCCAGGACGCGAAGACGGCGGGCAAGCGTATGGTCACGCGGCGCACCTCGGCACCATCGAGCCCTGCGAGCAGCAGGCGGTGCAGCAACTTCTCGAGCTGCAGCGGCGCGCGAGCCGCGAGCTGGATCCCGAGCTGTTTTCCGCGGAGCAGAACGCCCGGCTGGCGCGCAACGCCGAGGTCTACTACCGGGCGATGTTCGGCTCCCGCATCTCCACATGGAATCTCCGCGACCGCCACATGGTGGAGACGCTCGAGGCGGTAGCGGCGTTCCTGCAGCGGCGAGACGGATATTCGCGAATTGCCGTCTGGGCCCACAACTCGCATCTCGGCGATGCGCGCGCGACGGCGATGGGCGAGGAAGGCGAGCTGAACGTCGGTCAGCTGGTGCGGGAGAAGCATGGCGATGCCGCGCTCCTGGTCGGGTTCACCACCTACGAGGGAACCGTCACCGCCGCCGACGACTGGGGCGGATCGCCGCAGCGGATGACCGTCCGCCCGGCGCTGCCCGGCAGCGTGGAAGAGCTGTTCCACGAGGTGGTCCTCCCCCGCTTCTTCCTGCCTCTGCGCGGCGCCGGAGAGGCGCTGGGCGAGCTGCGGGAAGCGATGCTCGAGCGGGCCATCGGCGTCGTCTATCGACCCGCCACCGAGCGGTACTCGCACTACTTCGAGGCGCGCCTGGCGTCACAGTTCGACGCCGTGGTGCACATCGATCGGACGCGCGCGGTGGAGCCCCTCGAACGCTCACAGTTGTGGACAGCGGAGCCGCCGGAGACGTACCCCTCCGCGCTGTAA
- a CDS encoding anti-sigma regulatory factor: MDQVERADALPVRGEIDVVLVRQTVRTWSVQQGFTLVDQTKMVTAASEIARNTVLYGRGGTVRIEALVDGVRKGLRLVFEDQGPGIPDVDLAMRDGYTTGTGLGMGLGGARRLVNEFRIESRPGQGTKVTLTRWK, from the coding sequence ATGGACCAGGTGGAGAGAGCTGACGCGCTGCCGGTCCGCGGCGAGATCGACGTCGTGCTCGTCCGCCAGACGGTGCGCACCTGGTCCGTGCAACAGGGGTTCACGCTCGTGGACCAGACCAAGATGGTGACCGCCGCCTCCGAGATCGCCCGCAATACCGTTCTCTATGGCAGGGGTGGCACGGTACGGATCGAGGCGCTGGTCGACGGCGTGCGGAAGGGTCTCCGTCTCGTCTTCGAGGACCAGGGGCCGGGCATCCCGGACGTCGATCTCGCGATGCGCGACGGCTACACGACCGGGACCGGGCTCGGAATGGGGCTGGGCGGCGCGAGGCGCCTCGTGAACGAGTTCCGCATCGAGTCCCGGCCAGGTCAAGGCACGAAAGTGACGCTGACGAGGTGGAAGTGA
- a CDS encoding HEAT repeat domain-containing protein — MSWTSTAPTTRPAPFRRSTTAPFRRERTCFRWRFAPASVHRRCKAAEWARYVSPNVYAVVTLTVVPLVLACARPSPPPRSRFATLPAISAEIADSLQRIELARVPDVEARALLTSHDAAVRIRAALAVGRIGDAEAAGALRRMLDDPEAGEMAAWALGRIDGGRDALISCLAERCPASRAAARPLSGPVALGTGSGRCSVFARRSGQEQGRQGLAAEELIKLADVFHDDWRVRVEVARSLATAAGGSAILRQVWAG; from the coding sequence ATGTCGTGGACTTCAACCGCGCCTACAACCCGACCTGCGCCTTTTCGCCGCTCTACAACTGCCCCATTCCGCCGCGAGAGAACGTGCTTCCGCTGGCGATTCGCGCCGGCGAGCGTGCACCGCCGCTGTAAGGCGGCGGAATGGGCGAGGTATGTGTCACCGAATGTCTACGCCGTTGTCACCCTAACCGTCGTGCCGCTCGTGCTTGCCTGCGCGCGGCCATCCCCGCCGCCGAGGTCGCGTTTCGCCACCTTGCCGGCGATCTCCGCGGAGATCGCGGATTCCTTGCAGCGGATCGAGCTCGCGCGCGTTCCCGATGTCGAGGCCAGAGCGCTCCTGACTTCCCACGATGCGGCGGTCCGGATCCGCGCGGCGCTTGCGGTTGGACGGATCGGCGATGCAGAAGCGGCCGGCGCGTTGCGCCGGATGCTCGACGATCCAGAAGCGGGCGAGATGGCGGCGTGGGCGCTCGGGAGGATCGACGGTGGTCGCGATGCATTGATCAGTTGCCTCGCGGAGCGTTGCCCAGCGTCACGGGCCGCGGCGCGCCCTCTGTCGGGTCCCGTGGCTCTCGGGACCGGCAGCGGACGATGCAGCGTTTTCGCTCGGCGTTCTGGCCAGGAACAAGGACGGCAAGGGCTTGCGGCAGAGGAATTGATCAAGCTGGCCGATGTCTTCCACGATGACTGGCGTGTCCGCGTGGAGGTGGCGCGTTCCCTTGCCACGGCCGCTGGAGGTTCCGCGATCCTGCGCCAGGTCTGGGCGGGGTAG
- a CDS encoding peptidylprolyl isomerase — MPQARVLRLLTSRGEMVIDLRPDIAPLTTSALAALANRGFYNGLTFHRVVPDFVVQGGDPRGDGDGGPGWALPDEHSPLPFLHGTLGIATSGPETGSSQFFLCHSPQPHLDGRYTGAGQLRSGDEVLDALQPGDTILSASAE, encoded by the coding sequence ATGCCACAGGCCCGCGTGCTGCGCCTCCTGACGAGCCGCGGAGAGATGGTGATCGATCTCCGCCCCGACATCGCGCCGCTCACGACCTCTGCGCTGGCGGCGCTCGCCAATCGCGGTTTCTACAACGGACTGACATTCCACCGGGTCGTTCCGGACTTCGTCGTCCAGGGCGGAGACCCGCGAGGCGACGGCGACGGTGGGCCCGGCTGGGCGCTCCCCGACGAGCACAGTCCGCTTCCTTTCCTCCACGGCACTCTCGGCATTGCCACCAGCGGCCCGGAGACCGGTAGCAGCCAGTTCTTCCTCTGCCATTCGCCCCAGCCCCATCTGGACGGGCGTTACACCGGTGCCGGGCAGCTCCGCTCCGGAGACGAAGTCCTCGACGCGCTCCAGCCCGGCGATACAATCCTCTCCGCCAGCGCGGAGTAG
- a CDS encoding FecR domain-containing protein, producing MTWLALAVLMCAPAGESMTATRVEGSVIVAGAPIVTGAVLQPGDTVETQAGGRAEIAFPGGSLLRIGENTRLTLSPIPARSEFSARLFFGNLWARVHKLASGETFRVETENAVAGVRGTEFRVEAGQEQPDLVRVYEGTVQVEARDGRWSHALEAGTGLRFRREAEGPHIFDGEGGHPFMEWVRSRKTADGVEPGRIRRAETRNPEQEHRTRERVRRRDR from the coding sequence ATGACGTGGCTGGCGCTCGCTGTACTGATGTGCGCTCCCGCGGGCGAGTCGATGACCGCCACGCGGGTGGAAGGGTCCGTCATCGTCGCCGGCGCGCCGATTGTGACCGGCGCCGTGCTGCAACCCGGCGATACGGTGGAGACGCAGGCCGGCGGCCGTGCTGAGATTGCGTTTCCGGGAGGATCGCTCTTGCGAATCGGAGAGAACACGCGCCTCACCCTTTCGCCCATTCCCGCGCGGAGTGAGTTCAGCGCGCGCCTGTTCTTCGGCAATCTCTGGGCGCGAGTGCACAAGCTGGCCTCTGGGGAGACGTTCCGGGTCGAGACGGAGAACGCGGTCGCGGGAGTGCGCGGGACCGAGTTCCGCGTCGAAGCGGGACAGGAGCAGCCCGATCTGGTCCGCGTGTACGAAGGGACGGTCCAGGTCGAGGCGCGCGACGGGCGCTGGTCGCACGCACTCGAAGCGGGGACCGGGCTCCGCTTCCGCCGCGAGGCGGAAGGTCCCCACATATTCGATGGCGAAGGCGGTCACCCGTTCATGGAGTGGGTGCGCTCGCGGAAGACCGCCGACGGCGTCGAGCCGGGTCGCATCCGGCGCGCCGAGACGCGCAATCCGGAACAGGAGCACCGGACGCGCGAGCGCGTGCGGCGGCGGGATCGGTGA
- a CDS encoding redoxin domain-containing protein, which produces MQGCGLRDRARDLAAKNAVILGVSFDTVQENKHFAEKFNFPYPLLSDPTRAMGVQYGAADTTQSGNAKRVAYIIGPDGKVKNVFAKANTSTFAADVLALL; this is translated from the coding sequence CTGCAGGGCTGCGGGCTCCGGGATCGAGCCCGTGATCTTGCCGCGAAGAACGCGGTCATCCTGGGCGTGAGCTTCGATACCGTTCAGGAGAACAAGCACTTCGCGGAAAAATTCAACTTCCCCTATCCGCTCTTGTCGGATCCGACGCGCGCCATGGGCGTGCAGTACGGCGCGGCGGACACCACGCAGAGCGGAAACGCGAAGCGCGTCGCGTACATCATCGGCCCCGACGGCAAGGTGAAAAACGTCTTCGCCAAGGCGAACACTTCGACCTTCGCCGCCGACGTGCTCGCTCTTCTGTAA
- a CDS encoding STAS domain-containing protein: protein MATRLPELIRKYQDSLLAEWIAEQRAALSRKLIKESELEEQCSAFLRAVGQGASSGDLTTLDGAAWKDMKELLTTVSRTRGQAGYSPSETAMFVLSFKKPLFARLGKDLPAAEVAAEQWTATVLLDQLGLFTTEMYQRAREEVIVRQQQDMLELSTPVVKLWDGVLALPMIGTLDSARTQVVMETLLQRIVETGSAVAILDITGVPTVDTLVAQHLLKTIAAARLMGADCIISGVRPQIAQTIVHLGVDLGNVITKATLADAFALALQRTGQTVVRVAAPRRKKPKETGKDRKDHE, encoded by the coding sequence ATGGCTACCCGATTGCCCGAGTTGATTCGCAAGTATCAGGACTCGCTGCTCGCCGAGTGGATCGCGGAGCAGAGGGCTGCGCTGAGCCGGAAGCTGATCAAGGAGTCCGAGCTCGAGGAGCAGTGCTCCGCGTTCCTGCGCGCTGTCGGTCAGGGGGCATCCAGCGGCGACCTGACAACCCTCGACGGAGCTGCCTGGAAGGACATGAAGGAGTTGCTCACCACGGTGTCGCGGACCCGGGGACAGGCGGGCTACAGCCCCTCCGAGACCGCGATGTTCGTGCTCTCGTTCAAGAAGCCGCTCTTCGCGCGCCTGGGCAAGGACCTTCCCGCCGCGGAGGTCGCCGCCGAGCAGTGGACCGCCACCGTCCTGCTCGATCAGCTGGGACTGTTCACCACGGAGATGTACCAGCGCGCCCGCGAGGAAGTCATCGTGCGGCAGCAGCAGGACATGCTGGAGCTGTCGACGCCGGTGGTGAAACTGTGGGACGGCGTCCTCGCCCTGCCGATGATCGGCACCCTGGACTCGGCACGCACGCAGGTGGTGATGGAGACGCTGCTGCAGCGGATCGTGGAGACGGGCAGCGCCGTCGCGATCCTCGACATCACCGGTGTTCCAACGGTGGACACGCTGGTGGCCCAGCATCTGCTCAAGACCATCGCAGCGGCGCGGCTGATGGGCGCCGACTGCATCATCAGCGGCGTGAGGCCGCAGATCGCGCAGACGATCGTGCACCTCGGCGTGGACCTGGGAAACGTGATTACCAAGGCGACGCTGGCCGACGCCTTCGCGCTCGCGCTGCAGCGCACCGGTCAGACCGTGGTTCGGGTCGCGGCGCCGCGCAGGAAGAAACCGAAGGAGACGGGCAAGGATCGCAAAGACCACGAATGA
- a CDS encoding redoxin domain-containing protein — MPMLNVGDPAPDFTLTSHEGKTVKLSDLRGKNVILWFYPKADTPG, encoded by the coding sequence ATGCCCATGCTGAACGTCGGCGACCCGGCGCCGGATTTCACCCTCACTTCGCATGAGGGCAAGACGGTGAAGCTCAGCGATCTGCGCGGCAAGAACGTCATCCTCTGGTTCTACCCGAAGGCCGACACCCCTGGTTGA
- a CDS encoding histidine kinase — protein sequence MEARGVFGVAGPACIRHSRRALPGFSPQGRRRHRGRHQGAMKTTPLPLTTIELVAERDVVVARQRARQLAGLLGFAAQDQSRIATATSEICRNAVRYAGKGRCEFLLDEGSRPALVVRTSDQGPGIRNLDEVLAGRYQSATGMGLGIVGTRRLMDRFVIETTPGRGTEVVFTKELPESALAAANPSQIAEQLARTPLPATEEEVRQADRELLRAIGELRARNEELEQIRGELEETNRGVVALYAELDQRAESLRKATELKSRFLSNMSHEFRTPLNSVQLLARMLLDGTEGALSEGQRKALELMRRSAMDLTEMVNDLLDLAKIEAGKITVRPTDFDVAQLLGSLRGVLRPLLQDGPSVQLTFDPPPDLPPLFTDEAKVTQIVRNLASNALKFTEQGEVRVGAREESAGQVTFYVSDTGIGIAPEDQERIFEEFTQIEGGHQKKVKGTGLGLPLSRKLAEMLGGEIRVESEPGRGSTFSLQLPARYVPPQAIPSRGDTVVAAVDDPALLSQWEGFLEGTRYHLLAARTPDEARAAIVRGRPAALIAMPFLGGVTTRPLLADLRKDPATRAIPVIGFAGGHDTRLLSLAADLIVDRLDERHKLLEALARAVSPPRRVLLIAQDARDELRAQLAEPRLELLEARDGAEGVRRAREERPWTVVLDATAPGFAEEALELLREDPATRGLPVLVRAARTLDADEERRLSAGGARVLAVQQMLRDEAARALRAAVWEADIAHG from the coding sequence ATGGAAGCTCGAGGCGTATTCGGGGTTGCAGGCCCGGCATGCATCCGTCATAGCAGGCGTGCTCTACCGGGATTTTCGCCGCAAGGGCGACGACGCCACCGTGGTCGTCATCAAGGAGCCATGAAGACGACCCCGCTGCCGCTGACGACCATCGAGCTCGTGGCCGAACGCGACGTGGTCGTCGCGCGGCAGCGTGCGCGCCAGCTGGCCGGCCTGCTCGGCTTCGCCGCCCAGGACCAGTCGCGCATCGCCACGGCCACCTCGGAGATCTGCCGCAATGCCGTGCGGTACGCGGGCAAGGGCCGCTGCGAGTTTCTGCTCGATGAAGGTTCGCGTCCGGCGCTGGTCGTCCGGACTTCGGACCAGGGCCCCGGAATTCGCAACCTCGATGAGGTCCTCGCCGGCCGCTACCAGTCCGCCACGGGGATGGGCCTCGGGATCGTCGGGACCCGCCGGCTGATGGACCGGTTCGTCATCGAGACGACGCCAGGACGCGGGACCGAAGTCGTGTTCACGAAGGAACTGCCGGAATCGGCGCTTGCCGCCGCGAATCCGTCGCAGATCGCCGAGCAGCTCGCCCGCACGCCGCTTCCCGCCACGGAAGAGGAAGTGCGGCAGGCCGATCGCGAGCTGCTGCGCGCCATCGGCGAATTGCGCGCCCGCAACGAGGAGCTCGAGCAGATTCGCGGTGAGCTGGAGGAAACCAATCGCGGCGTGGTCGCGCTCTACGCTGAGCTCGATCAGCGCGCCGAATCGCTGCGCAAGGCCACCGAGCTGAAGAGCCGGTTCCTCAGCAACATGAGCCACGAGTTCCGCACGCCCCTCAATTCCGTCCAGTTGCTGGCGCGGATGCTGCTCGACGGCACCGAAGGAGCGCTCAGCGAAGGTCAGCGCAAAGCGCTCGAGCTGATGCGGAGATCCGCAATGGATCTCACCGAGATGGTGAACGACCTTCTCGACCTGGCCAAGATCGAGGCGGGGAAGATCACCGTCCGACCCACCGACTTCGACGTCGCGCAGCTCCTCGGGTCCCTGCGTGGGGTCCTCCGGCCGCTCCTCCAGGATGGCCCGTCGGTGCAGCTCACCTTCGATCCACCGCCGGATCTCCCGCCGCTGTTCACCGACGAGGCGAAGGTGACGCAGATCGTACGCAACCTGGCCTCCAACGCGCTCAAGTTCACCGAGCAGGGCGAAGTGCGCGTCGGCGCCCGGGAGGAGTCCGCCGGGCAGGTGACCTTTTACGTCAGCGACACCGGCATCGGGATCGCGCCGGAGGATCAGGAGCGCATCTTCGAGGAGTTCACGCAGATCGAGGGCGGGCACCAGAAAAAAGTCAAAGGTACCGGCCTGGGCCTGCCGCTGTCGCGCAAGCTGGCGGAGATGCTCGGGGGCGAGATCCGTGTCGAGAGCGAGCCGGGCCGCGGGTCTACGTTCTCGTTGCAGTTGCCGGCGCGGTACGTGCCCCCACAGGCCATTCCCTCCCGGGGCGATACGGTCGTCGCCGCCGTGGACGACCCCGCGCTGCTGTCGCAGTGGGAGGGGTTCCTCGAGGGAACGCGCTACCACCTGCTCGCGGCGCGCACACCGGACGAGGCCCGGGCTGCCATCGTTCGCGGGCGCCCCGCCGCGCTGATCGCGATGCCGTTTCTGGGAGGCGTCACGACCCGGCCGCTGCTCGCCGATCTGCGCAAGGATCCGGCCACCCGCGCCATCCCGGTGATCGGCTTCGCCGGCGGTCACGACACGCGTCTTCTCTCCCTGGCGGCGGACCTGATCGTCGACCGGCTCGACGAGCGCCACAAGCTGCTGGAGGCGCTCGCTCGCGCCGTGTCGCCGCCGCGGCGCGTGCTGCTGATCGCGCAGGACGCGCGGGACGAGCTGCGGGCGCAGCTCGCGGAGCCGCGCCTCGAGCTGCTCGAAGCGCGGGACGGCGCGGAAGGCGTGCGGCGCGCGCGCGAGGAACGGCCGTGGACGGTGGTCCTCGACGCGACAGCGCCGGGATTTGCCGAGGAAGCGCTGGAATTGCTCCGCGAGGATCCGGCCACGCGTGGTCTGCCGGTGCTGGTGCGGGCGGCGAGGACACTGGACGCCGACGAGGAGCGCAGGTTGAGCGCCGGCGGAGCTCGGGTGCTCGCCGTCCAGCAGATGCTGCGCGACGAGGCGGCGCGCGCGCTACGCGCCGCCGTATGGGAAGCGGACATCGCCCACGGCTGA
- a CDS encoding serine/threonine protein kinase has translation MEVTVQQRIVIEDDSHVGEARRTAASFSRLASLSEADAGRVAIIVNELGTNLRKHAKSGELLLRDLRYGQRAGVEMLSIDRGPGMNVDMALRDGHSTSGTRGEGLGAVQRQAHEFDAFSGSGGSVIVARVWGGGPRRDGVAVGAVSLPLPGEGQCGDAWALQPSTSSIRLLVVDGLGHGPIAARAASVAVEAFAATDRLPGPEAVVHALHAALRPTRGAALAVTELDLISRSVRFSGVGNIGATLESAGQKARGLLSHNGIAGHEARRIQEFTVPWPAKGVLVVHSDGIQTQWKLEAYSGLQARHASVIAGVLYRDFRRKGDDATVVVIKEP, from the coding sequence GTGGAAGTGACCGTCCAGCAGCGCATCGTCATCGAGGACGACTCGCACGTGGGCGAGGCACGTCGGACTGCCGCCTCGTTCTCGCGCCTCGCCTCACTCTCCGAAGCAGACGCCGGCCGCGTCGCCATCATCGTCAACGAGTTGGGGACCAACCTGCGCAAGCACGCCAAAAGCGGTGAATTGCTTCTCCGCGACCTGCGGTACGGCCAACGGGCCGGCGTCGAGATGCTCTCGATCGATCGCGGGCCGGGCATGAACGTCGACATGGCGCTGCGCGACGGCCACTCGACCTCCGGAACGCGCGGCGAGGGGCTCGGGGCCGTGCAAAGACAGGCCCACGAGTTCGATGCGTTCTCCGGGAGCGGCGGCAGCGTGATCGTGGCGCGGGTTTGGGGAGGCGGTCCCCGCCGCGATGGCGTCGCAGTGGGCGCCGTGTCCCTGCCCCTTCCGGGCGAAGGGCAATGCGGCGACGCGTGGGCCCTGCAACCGTCGACGTCGTCGATCCGGCTGCTCGTCGTCGACGGGCTCGGTCACGGTCCCATCGCTGCGCGAGCCGCCTCCGTCGCGGTCGAGGCGTTTGCGGCGACCGATCGGCTGCCCGGACCTGAGGCGGTGGTGCATGCGCTCCACGCAGCGCTGCGGCCGACGCGGGGCGCCGCGCTCGCCGTCACCGAGCTCGATCTGATTTCGCGCAGCGTCCGCTTCTCGGGAGTCGGCAACATCGGCGCTACGCTCGAGAGCGCGGGCCAGAAAGCGCGCGGGCTGCTCTCGCACAACGGCATTGCGGGCCATGAAGCGCGGCGGATCCAGGAATTCACCGTCCCCTGGCCCGCGAAGGGCGTACTGGTCGTGCATTCCGACGGCATCCAGACCCAATGGAAGCTCGAGGCGTATTCGGGGTTGCAGGCCCGGCATGCATCCGTCATAGCAGGCGTGCTCTACCGGGATTTTCGCCGCAAGGGCGACGACGCCACCGTGGTCGTCATCAAGGAGCCATGA